The following proteins come from a genomic window of Dreissena polymorpha isolate Duluth1 chromosome 1, UMN_Dpol_1.0, whole genome shotgun sequence:
- the LOC127832657 gene encoding vitamin D3 receptor A-like isoform X2: MDLMDQSMDDLVVPDIGESLEMTSSRKRKTGGSKRAHRGSSGASSYTSIPLPPCKVCNGVATGYHFGVITCEACKAFFRRALIHQHNYKCIKDDNCVITDKKLGNCSACRLKKCIELGMSKGGVRRGRYSIAIRTQAILEAKAREASDVVSTAVKRQRLDDTVIEEITSMDDDGFSFDVFDGLLSVSQLGRNHLSDSSDGNSRSVNLDDVTAMASDDGQNTSIDDGVSATSYSPQMSPTIYVEMEEVPVYQQNPELELLIDAIMSCQEAVYPNLKKQYTNALQEVQYKIFAEYTQKEAVFGELISGRVSTEEFQQIFAETGLDLDDRLSLFNKKGRSMEETIAQYVNFAKLVPGFKTLNPKDVAKLLKASHFEFWMMGNFMLYNNQLGVTSSWDGSLKSTKAECCKFFDADLMDNMFNMAEKMQAMRYTLEEIALIRLIVLTYTDRCPLIESHKIATLQEKFLECLQYYISKTYKNPTRRLCQICDQLLSMRNVSHQNVLANKKFLTEWDFIMHDYPLWREMLSYDGES; the protein is encoded by the exons ATGGATCTGATGGACCAATCGATGGACGATCTTGTGGTGCCGGATATCGGCGAATCCTTAGAAATGACGTCGAGTCGCAAACGGAAGACGGGTGGCTCAAAGAGAGCGCATCGGGGTTCTTCCGGTGCCTCGTCATACACTTCAATACCACTTCCGCCGTGCAAAGTCTGCAACGGCGTGGCCACCGGTTATCACTTTGGTGTCATTACATGCGAAGCGTGCAAA GCTTTTTTTCGACGCGCATTGATTCACCAGCACAACTACAAGTGTATCAAGGACGACAACTGTGTCATAACGGACAAGAAACTGGGAAACTGCTCGGCCTGTCGGCTGAAGAAATGTATCGAACTAGGAATGTCCAAAGGGG GTGTCAGACGCGGTCGCTATTCCATTGCCATACGTACCCAGGCAATCCTGGAGGCAAAGGCGCGCGAGGCGTCAGACGTCGTCTCAACAGCCGTTAAACGTCAACGCTTAGACGACACCGTCATTGAGGAAATTACGTCAATGGATGATGACGGATTCAGCTTTGACGTGTTCGATGGATTGCTTAGCGTATCCC AGCTGGGCCGTAATCACTTATCGGATAGTTCGGACGGCAATTCACGCAGTGTCAATCTAGATGACGTTACAGCGATGGCGTCAGACGATGGACAGAACACTTCTATTGATGACGGCGTGAGCGCCACAAGCTATTCCCCGCAAATGTCGCCCACGATCTACGTAGAAATGGAAGAGGTCCCGGTTTACCAACAGAACCCAGAGCTCGAGCTTCTGATTGACGCCATCATGTCCTGCCAAGAAGCCGTATACCCCAATCTGAAGAAGCAGTACACAAACGCCCTGCAGGAGGTCCAGTACAAGATCTTT GCTGAATACACACAGAAGGAGGCGGTGTTCGGGGAGCTGATAAGCGGTCGTGTGAGCACGGAGGAGTTCCAACAGATCTTCGCCGAGACCGGCCTTGACCTCGACGACCGCCTGAGCCTCTTTAACAAGAAGGGCCGCTCTATGGAGGAAACCATCGCACAGTACGTCAACTTCGCCAAGCTCGTCCCCGGCTTCAAAACGCTGAACCCCAAGGATGTCGCAAAATTGTTGAAAG CGTCCCACTTCGAGTTCTGGATGATGGGCAACTTCATGTTGTACAACAATCAGCTTGGCGTCACGAGTAGCTGGGACGGCTCGCTTAAGTCCACTAAGGCCGAGTGCTGCAAATTCTTTGATGCCGATCTCATGGACAACATGTTCAACATGGCGGAGAAAATGCAAGCCATGCGCTATACTCTGGAAGAAATAGCACTTATCCGCCTTATTGTTCTCACATACACAG ATCGATGTCCGCTCATAGAATCACACAAAATCGCGACACTTCAAGAAAAATTCCTTGAGTGCCTGCAGTACTATATTAGCAAGACTTACAAGAACCCTACGCGTCGCCTCTGTCAGATCTGTGACCAGTTGTTGTCGATGAGGAACGTATCACATCAAAACGTACTCGCCAATAAAAAATTCCTCACGGAATGGGACTTCATTATGCATGATTATCCACTTTGGCGGGAAATGCTGTCTTACGACGGAGAATCCTAA
- the LOC127832657 gene encoding vitamin D3 receptor A-like isoform X1, with protein sequence MISPSFIKTEPQDYAEYGQVPVGGASDSFEGLIQQAMKIEHGLDYEDFNSDYSFTHYVSSPYYEHTISNTYNFSGYAVEKQEASFTWDSTASPYRKSSFTDDHYRADKQRLMDLMDQSMDDLVVPDIGESLEMTSSRKRKTGGSKRAHRGSSGASSYTSIPLPPCKVCNGVATGYHFGVITCEACKAFFRRALIHQHNYKCIKDDNCVITDKKLGNCSACRLKKCIELGMSKGGVRRGRYSIAIRTQAILEAKAREASDVVSTAVKRQRLDDTVIEEITSMDDDGFSFDVFDGLLSVSQLGRNHLSDSSDGNSRSVNLDDVTAMASDDGQNTSIDDGVSATSYSPQMSPTIYVEMEEVPVYQQNPELELLIDAIMSCQEAVYPNLKKQYTNALQEVQYKIFAEYTQKEAVFGELISGRVSTEEFQQIFAETGLDLDDRLSLFNKKGRSMEETIAQYVNFAKLVPGFKTLNPKDVAKLLKASHFEFWMMGNFMLYNNQLGVTSSWDGSLKSTKAECCKFFDADLMDNMFNMAEKMQAMRYTLEEIALIRLIVLTYTDRCPLIESHKIATLQEKFLECLQYYISKTYKNPTRRLCQICDQLLSMRNVSHQNVLANKKFLTEWDFIMHDYPLWREMLSYDGES encoded by the exons ATGATCTCACCGAGTTTCATAAAAACCGAGCCACAGGATTATGCGGAGTATGGTCAGGTACCCGTCGGGGGTGCGAGCGATAGTTTCGAGGGATTAATTCAGCAAGCTATGAAGATCGAGCACGGACTGGACTACGAAGACTTCAATTCGGACTACTCGTTTACTCACTATGTTAGTAGTCCGTATTATGAACATACCATTAGCAATacatataatttcagtggctacGCAGTCGAGAAACAAGAGGCAAGCTTCACTTGGGATAGTACGGCATCTCCTTATCGGAAGAGCTCATTCACCGACGATCATTACCGAGCTGATAAACAACGCCTGATGGATCTGATGGACCAATCGATGGACGATCTTGTGGTGCCGGATATCGGCGAATCCTTAGAAATGACGTCGAGTCGCAAACGGAAGACGGGTGGCTCAAAGAGAGCGCATCGGGGTTCTTCCGGTGCCTCGTCATACACTTCAATACCACTTCCGCCGTGCAAAGTCTGCAACGGCGTGGCCACCGGTTATCACTTTGGTGTCATTACATGCGAAGCGTGCAAA GCTTTTTTTCGACGCGCATTGATTCACCAGCACAACTACAAGTGTATCAAGGACGACAACTGTGTCATAACGGACAAGAAACTGGGAAACTGCTCGGCCTGTCGGCTGAAGAAATGTATCGAACTAGGAATGTCCAAAGGGG GTGTCAGACGCGGTCGCTATTCCATTGCCATACGTACCCAGGCAATCCTGGAGGCAAAGGCGCGCGAGGCGTCAGACGTCGTCTCAACAGCCGTTAAACGTCAACGCTTAGACGACACCGTCATTGAGGAAATTACGTCAATGGATGATGACGGATTCAGCTTTGACGTGTTCGATGGATTGCTTAGCGTATCCC AGCTGGGCCGTAATCACTTATCGGATAGTTCGGACGGCAATTCACGCAGTGTCAATCTAGATGACGTTACAGCGATGGCGTCAGACGATGGACAGAACACTTCTATTGATGACGGCGTGAGCGCCACAAGCTATTCCCCGCAAATGTCGCCCACGATCTACGTAGAAATGGAAGAGGTCCCGGTTTACCAACAGAACCCAGAGCTCGAGCTTCTGATTGACGCCATCATGTCCTGCCAAGAAGCCGTATACCCCAATCTGAAGAAGCAGTACACAAACGCCCTGCAGGAGGTCCAGTACAAGATCTTT GCTGAATACACACAGAAGGAGGCGGTGTTCGGGGAGCTGATAAGCGGTCGTGTGAGCACGGAGGAGTTCCAACAGATCTTCGCCGAGACCGGCCTTGACCTCGACGACCGCCTGAGCCTCTTTAACAAGAAGGGCCGCTCTATGGAGGAAACCATCGCACAGTACGTCAACTTCGCCAAGCTCGTCCCCGGCTTCAAAACGCTGAACCCCAAGGATGTCGCAAAATTGTTGAAAG CGTCCCACTTCGAGTTCTGGATGATGGGCAACTTCATGTTGTACAACAATCAGCTTGGCGTCACGAGTAGCTGGGACGGCTCGCTTAAGTCCACTAAGGCCGAGTGCTGCAAATTCTTTGATGCCGATCTCATGGACAACATGTTCAACATGGCGGAGAAAATGCAAGCCATGCGCTATACTCTGGAAGAAATAGCACTTATCCGCCTTATTGTTCTCACATACACAG ATCGATGTCCGCTCATAGAATCACACAAAATCGCGACACTTCAAGAAAAATTCCTTGAGTGCCTGCAGTACTATATTAGCAAGACTTACAAGAACCCTACGCGTCGCCTCTGTCAGATCTGTGACCAGTTGTTGTCGATGAGGAACGTATCACATCAAAACGTACTCGCCAATAAAAAATTCCTCACGGAATGGGACTTCATTATGCATGATTATCCACTTTGGCGGGAAATGCTGTCTTACGACGGAGAATCCTAA
- the LOC127832675 gene encoding zinc finger MYM-type protein 1-like: MAAKKLGKIGNTKVDGSFISDGFSKWKAGTEKFRKHEKSECHKEAVERLVTLPATTRDVGEMLSAGHAKEKADNRKQLLQILRSIRFLARQGIALRGHDDDEGNFMQLLQHHGETDSSILAWLERKRDKFVAPDIQNEILQLMALRILRKVASDIKTNEFYTIMADETTDKSNREQVVVVFRHVDEDLNVHEDFVGFHQVNSIDATTLTSVIEDTLLRMNLSLSQCRGQCYDGASNMTGAKRGVATNILAKEERAVFTHCYGHALNLAVGDCVRQCKLLRDTMDTVHEVSKLIKYSPKRDSTLQTLKEEMSPDTPGFRVLCPTRWTVRAASLCSVLDNYTVLQTLWDTCYEQTKDSEIRSRIVGVRSQVESFDLFFGVHLGYIILRHTDNLSRTLQQKDMSASEGQAVASMTVETLTSKRSDDAFDKFWVDVNSQLDDVDVGEPVVPRRRKMPKRYDVGTGAHEYPATARDRYRQVYFEAFDLVIACIKDRFDQPGYKTYRSLQDLLVCCACGGDYATHLRSVMDFYRDDFNEQALTTQLETYQVAVRDKKVKTITDIVTFFRDLSPESRLFFSEVMRVLRHVLVMPATNATSERSFSGLRRLKTYLRTSMTQERLTHLMTLHVHRCATDAMDLLDVANEFVSVNESRLTIFGKFS; this comes from the coding sequence ATGGCGGCCAAGAAGTTGGGCAAGATCGGCAACACGAAGGTGGACGGCAGCTTCATCAGTGATGGCTTCTCCAAATGGAAAGCGGGTACCGAGAAGTTCCGGAAGCACGAAAAAAGCGAGTGCCACAAGGAGGCGGTCGAGCGACTGGTGACGCTTCCCGCCACGACGCGTGACGTGGGGGAGATGCTGTCAGCGGGGCACGCTAAGGAGAAGGCCGACAACCGGAAGCAGCTGCTGCAAATCCTACGCAGCATACGGTTCCTCGCACGCCAGGGCATCGCGCTACGTGGGCACGACGACGATGAGGGGAACTTCATGCAGCTGCTACAACACCACGGGGAGACGGACAGCTCTATTCTCGCGTGGCTGGAACGGAAGCGGGACAAGTTCGTCGCCCCTGATATCCAGAATGAAATACTCCAGCTCATGGCACTGCGCATCCTCCGTAAAGTGGCCAGCGACATCAAGACAAACGAGTTCTACACAATCATGGCTGACGAGACAACAGACAAGTCCAACCGAGAACAAGTGGTGGTAGTCTTCAGACACGTGGACGAGGACTTAAATGTGCACGAGGACTTTGTTGGGTTTCACCAAGTAAATTCCATTGACGCCACTACACTGACGTCGGTCATAGAAGACACTCTTCTAAGAATGAACCTATCCTTGAGCCAGTGCAGAGGGCAGTGTTATGACGGGGCCAGCAACATGACCGGAGCGAAGCGTGGTGTGGCGACCAACATCTTAGCAAAGGAGGAGCGAGCTGTGTTCACGCACTGCTACGGACATGCACTCAATCTGGCCGTTGGGGACTGTGTACGTCAGTGCAAGCTCTTGCGCGACACCATGGATACAGTGCATGAAGTCTCCAAACTGATTAAGTATTCACCAAAGAGGGACAGTACCTTACAGACCCTGAAGGAGGAGATGAGCCCCGATACCCCTGGTTTCCGTGTACTGTGCCCCACGAGATGGACAGTGCGTGCAGCAAGCCTGTGTAGTGTCTTAGACAACTACACTGTGTTACAGACCTTGTGGGACACCTGCTACGAGCAGACCAAAGACTCGGAGATCCGTTCCAGGATAGTAGGCGTGCGGTCCCAGGTGGAGAGCTTCGACCTCTTCTTTGGTGTCCATCTGGGTTACATCATCCTGCGACATACAGACAACTTGAGCCGCACCCTACAACAGAAGGACATGTCCGCATCAGAGGGTCAGGCAGTTGCTTCAATGACGGTGGAAACATTGACCAGCAAGCGCTCCGACGATGCCTTCGACAAGTTTTGGGTTGACGTCAACAGCCAGCTCGATGACGTCGACGTAGGAGAGCCAGTGGTTCCCAGGCGACGCAAGATGCCGAAACGCTATGACGTTGGAACCGGGGCCCACGAGTATCCAGCCACAGCACGTGATCGGTACCGCCAGGTCTACTTTGAAGCATTCGATTTGGTGATCGCGTGTATCAAGGACAGATTCGATCAGCCAGGCTACAAAACCTACAGATCCCTCCAAGACCTTCTGGTGTGCTGCGCCTGTGGTGGTGACTACGCCACTCATCTGCGGAGCGTGATGGACTTCTACAGGGACGACTTCAACGAGCAGGCGCTCACCACTCAGCTGGAGACGTACCAGGTCGCCGTACGGGACAAGAAGGTCAAGACCATCACGGACATTGTCACGTTCTTCCGCGACTTGTCTCCTGAGTCTCGCCTCTTTTTCTCGGAGGTGATGCGCGTCCTCCGCCACGTCCTTGTAATGCCCGCCACCAACGCCACCAGCGAGAGGTCCTTCTCCGGCCTGAGACGCCTGAAGACGTACCTCCGGACGTCTATGACACAGGAGAGACTCACCCACCTCATGACGCTCCACGTGCACAGGTGTGCTACCGACGCAATGGACTTGTTAGATGTTGCCAATGAGTTCGTCAGTGTGAATGAATCACGGTTAACTATCTTCGGGAAGTTTTCATAG